A DNA window from Allokutzneria albata contains the following coding sequences:
- a CDS encoding sensor histidine kinase — translation MDEILAHLAHIAPYAVGLSLPVFLLGGWLLHALRHRSLTTSMTVLILIPLVATFAGAVGISGFMFTPTLTITLLVCLLVAAVTVPVAILFGRGIAKRTVWEREARARERAAEASRRELVAWISHDLRTPLAGIRAMAEALSDGVVAAPAEVRDYGCRIGTEAVRLNAMVEDLFELSKITAGALKLTMAPLALREVIEEAVSASRPAAEHKGVRLVAEPGASPVVDGSAPELSRVLRNLLANAIRHTPPSGAVVVRAGQDEREAWLSVDDACGGIPDAELPRVFEVAFRGTTARTPEHGHQPAGAGLGLAIARGLVEAHKGRITARNHGPGCRFELRLPLAR, via the coding sequence GTGGACGAGATCCTGGCCCACCTCGCGCACATCGCGCCGTACGCGGTGGGGTTGTCGCTGCCGGTGTTCCTGCTCGGCGGGTGGCTGCTGCACGCGCTGCGCCACCGCTCGCTGACCACCTCGATGACGGTGCTCATCCTGATCCCGCTGGTGGCCACCTTCGCGGGGGCGGTGGGCATCAGCGGCTTCATGTTCACCCCGACCCTGACGATCACGCTGCTGGTCTGCCTGCTCGTCGCCGCGGTGACCGTGCCGGTGGCGATCCTGTTCGGCCGGGGCATCGCCAAGCGCACGGTGTGGGAACGCGAGGCCCGCGCCCGCGAGCGCGCCGCCGAGGCGTCCCGGCGCGAGCTGGTCGCGTGGATCAGCCACGACCTGCGCACCCCGCTCGCCGGGATCCGCGCGATGGCCGAAGCGCTCTCCGACGGTGTTGTGGCCGCGCCCGCCGAGGTCCGCGACTACGGCTGCCGGATCGGCACCGAGGCGGTGCGGCTCAACGCGATGGTGGAGGACCTGTTCGAGCTGTCCAAGATCACCGCAGGAGCGCTGAAGCTGACCATGGCGCCGCTCGCGCTCCGCGAGGTGATCGAGGAGGCGGTCAGCGCGTCACGCCCCGCCGCCGAGCACAAGGGCGTGCGCCTGGTGGCGGAGCCGGGCGCGTCGCCGGTGGTCGACGGCAGCGCTCCGGAGCTGTCGCGGGTGCTGCGGAACCTGCTGGCCAACGCGATCCGGCACACACCGCCCTCCGGTGCGGTGGTGGTGCGCGCCGGGCAGGACGAGCGCGAGGCGTGGCTGTCGGTGGACGACGCCTGCGGTGGCATTCCCGATGCCGAGCTGCCTCGCGTCTTCGAAGTGGCTTTCCGGGGCACCACCGCCCGCACTCCCGAGCACGGCCACCAACCGGCCGGTGCGGGCCTGGGCCTGGCGATCGCTCGCGGTCTGGTCGAGGCGCACAAGGGGCGCATCACCGCGCGCAACCACGGCCCAGGCTGTCGCTTCGAACTCCGCCTCCCGCTCGCCCGGTAG
- a CDS encoding glutaredoxin domain-containing protein, with protein MSAIVEFYWRPGCGFCSALRSGLARTDLTVKEVNIWEDPEAAARVRAVANGNEVVPTVFVGDKSLVNPSVAEVLAAANS; from the coding sequence ATGAGTGCGATCGTGGAGTTCTACTGGCGGCCCGGCTGCGGTTTCTGCTCGGCGCTGCGTTCGGGCCTCGCCAGGACCGACCTGACCGTCAAGGAGGTCAACATCTGGGAGGACCCGGAGGCGGCGGCCCGCGTGCGCGCGGTGGCCAACGGCAACGAGGTCGTGCCCACGGTGTTCGTCGGCGACAAGTCCTTGGTCAACCCGTCCGTCGCCGAGGTGCTGGCCGCGGCGAACTCGTAG
- a CDS encoding anti-sigma factor family protein, which yields MEHTDLGAYVLGALSEQESEAFEAHLMDCADCQRELKSFAGLPDLLDQLPAPEDTVLTGLLDRVARERRKRKRTWLVAAAAAVVLIVAGPLVTWNVLSSDPWAPWTTSRELSARQGEVWANLEVDGVPWGTGVRLELGGVTGPLTCGLYAVTKSGETRAMMDWTVPPYGYGVPSQPKPLVASGMAALKLGDITRYVVRTSDGRDLVILEP from the coding sequence GTGGAACACACGGACCTGGGCGCCTACGTCCTCGGCGCGCTCTCCGAGCAGGAGTCCGAGGCGTTCGAGGCGCACCTGATGGACTGCGCCGACTGCCAGCGGGAGCTGAAGTCCTTCGCCGGCCTGCCGGACCTGCTCGACCAGCTGCCCGCGCCGGAGGACACCGTGCTCACCGGCCTGCTGGACCGGGTCGCCCGCGAACGGCGCAAGCGGAAGCGGACCTGGCTGGTCGCCGCGGCGGCCGCGGTCGTGCTGATCGTGGCCGGGCCGCTGGTGACGTGGAACGTGCTCAGCTCCGACCCCTGGGCGCCCTGGACGACGAGCAGGGAGTTGAGCGCGCGCCAGGGCGAGGTCTGGGCCAACCTCGAGGTCGACGGCGTGCCGTGGGGCACCGGCGTCCGCCTGGAGCTCGGCGGGGTCACGGGTCCGCTGACCTGCGGGCTGTACGCGGTCACCAAGTCCGGCGAGACCCGCGCGATGATGGACTGGACGGTGCCGCCGTACGGCTACGGCGTGCCCAGTCAACCGAAACCGTTGGTGGCCAGCGGGATGGCCGCGCTCAAGCTCGGCGACATCACGCGGTACGTGGTGCGCACCTCCGACGGCAGGGACCTCGTCATACTGGAGCCATGA
- a CDS encoding sigma-70 family RNA polymerase sigma factor, with protein sequence MALSRFTRAGRARSGRHTVPPAADTELVTTLYQRYGGPLLGHVLRLTGGDRHWAEDVVQETLVRAWRHAERLERDPDLVRAWLFTVARRIVIDARRSRGARPQEVDPAPLERVQVPDRTDASLTAMVVEEAMTTLSQEHRDVLVHTHLQGRSVNEAAELLGIPAGTVKSRVYYALRALRRALDDRGVTQ encoded by the coding sequence ATGGCGCTGAGCCGGTTCACCCGAGCAGGCCGGGCACGGTCCGGCCGTCACACCGTGCCGCCCGCCGCCGACACCGAGCTGGTCACCACCCTCTACCAGCGCTACGGCGGGCCGTTGCTCGGTCACGTCCTGCGGTTGACCGGTGGCGACCGGCACTGGGCCGAGGACGTGGTGCAGGAGACCCTGGTCCGGGCGTGGCGGCACGCGGAACGGCTGGAACGCGATCCCGACCTGGTGCGGGCTTGGTTGTTCACGGTCGCGCGGCGCATCGTGATCGACGCGCGGCGCAGCCGCGGCGCCCGGCCGCAGGAGGTCGATCCCGCACCGCTGGAGCGGGTCCAGGTGCCGGACCGGACCGACGCGTCGCTGACCGCGATGGTCGTCGAGGAGGCCATGACCACGCTCAGCCAGGAGCACCGGGACGTGCTCGTGCACACCCACCTGCAGGGCCGCAGCGTCAACGAGGCGGCGGAGCTGTTGGGAATCCCGGCGGGGACGGTGAAGTCGCGGGTCTACTACGCCCTGCGCGCGCTCCGTCGAGCCCTCGACGATCGAGGAGTCACCCAATGA
- a CDS encoding LCP family protein yields the protein MNAPYGRPAHNQGGYHDDRRHAPMQRPRRRKVRVGRIVLVVLLVLAVAFVGTWIYVDSSLNRTDALPEYSGRPSDTPGTTWLIVGSDSREGLSEEDREELATGGAAGKRTDTMMLVHLPSSSAKPTLVSLPRDSYVQIPGKRKQKLNAAFAMGGPQLLVRTIEQETGLRIDRYAEIGFGGFVGIVDSLGGVDMCIDKAMKDPKAGLDLQPGCQELDGAQALGYVRTRASARADLDRVERQRAFMSAVMDKATGLGTILNPFRVFPLLSDVPAAMIVNNDDHLHNLAGLAWGLRGAGTGAVVTTTVPIARTGNVSGVGSTVQWDKTKAGQLFDALKRDVDVPSSVIVTG from the coding sequence ATGAACGCCCCGTACGGTCGCCCTGCCCACAACCAGGGCGGCTACCACGACGATCGGAGGCACGCCCCGATGCAGCGCCCTCGTCGTCGGAAGGTGCGGGTCGGCCGGATCGTGCTGGTCGTGCTGCTGGTGCTCGCGGTGGCTTTCGTGGGCACGTGGATCTACGTGGACTCCTCGCTCAACCGGACCGACGCGTTGCCCGAGTACTCCGGGCGGCCGTCGGACACACCGGGGACCACGTGGCTGATCGTCGGCTCCGACAGCCGTGAAGGGCTGTCCGAGGAGGACCGGGAGGAATTGGCCACCGGTGGTGCGGCGGGCAAGCGCACCGACACGATGATGCTGGTGCACCTGCCGTCCAGCAGCGCGAAGCCGACCCTGGTCAGCCTGCCCCGCGACTCCTACGTCCAGATCCCGGGCAAGCGCAAGCAGAAGCTCAACGCCGCGTTCGCCATGGGCGGGCCGCAGCTGCTCGTGCGCACGATCGAGCAGGAGACCGGGCTGCGCATCGACCGCTACGCCGAGATCGGCTTCGGCGGGTTCGTCGGCATCGTGGACTCCCTCGGCGGCGTGGACATGTGCATCGACAAGGCGATGAAGGACCCGAAGGCCGGCTTGGACCTGCAGCCGGGCTGCCAGGAGCTGGACGGCGCGCAGGCGCTGGGCTACGTCCGCACCAGGGCCTCCGCCCGGGCCGACCTCGACCGCGTCGAGCGGCAGCGCGCGTTCATGTCCGCGGTGATGGACAAGGCCACCGGCCTGGGCACGATCCTCAACCCGTTCCGGGTGTTCCCGCTGCTCAGCGACGTGCCGGCGGCGATGATCGTGAACAACGACGACCACCTGCACAACCTGGCCGGGCTGGCGTGGGGGCTGCGCGGTGCGGGCACCGGCGCCGTGGTGACCACGACCGTGCCGATCGCCCGCACCGGCAACGTCTCCGGCGTCGGTTCCACCGTCCAGTGGGACAAGACCAAGGCGGGCCAGCTCTTCGACGCGCTCAAGCGCGACGTGGACGTGCCGTCCTCGGTGATCGTCACCGGCTGA
- a CDS encoding GlsB/YeaQ/YmgE family stress response membrane protein, giving the protein MAITGFFSAILVGAIIGALGRLIVPGEQKVSALATVGVGVVAALLGTAIATVFGWFFFTLPFLAELALQVCIAAVGVIAVAGSKNRQPA; this is encoded by the coding sequence GTGGCCATCACCGGGTTCTTCAGTGCCATCCTGGTCGGCGCGATCATCGGAGCGCTCGGCCGTCTGATCGTTCCGGGCGAGCAGAAGGTCTCGGCGCTGGCCACCGTCGGCGTCGGCGTCGTCGCCGCGCTGCTCGGCACCGCGATCGCGACCGTCTTCGGCTGGTTCTTCTTCACCCTGCCGTTCCTGGCCGAGCTGGCGCTGCAGGTCTGCATCGCCGCGGTCGGCGTGATCGCCGTCGCGGGTTCCAAGAACCGCCAGCCCGCCTGA
- a CDS encoding TetR/AcrR family transcriptional regulator: protein MTEETGVRARTRRAILTAAAQVFAKDRAASLSAVAREAGVGRTTLHRYFPDRAALVRGLAYEVVRETGEVLARADLGRGSAWSAIERVVYDFVAMGERYYFLLHEHELDSDTKLASSDSTALAPFVDLLRRGQDEGDLRSDLPVEWLLQTTDALVNAAWVAVLDGTLARAEAVRAVMLTLRGGISPLGEPGSQVQG, encoded by the coding sequence GTGACCGAGGAGACGGGCGTCCGCGCGCGCACCCGCCGGGCCATCCTCACCGCGGCCGCCCAGGTGTTCGCCAAGGACCGCGCGGCGTCGCTGTCGGCGGTCGCGCGGGAGGCGGGGGTCGGGCGCACCACGCTGCACCGCTACTTCCCCGACCGCGCCGCACTGGTGCGCGGGCTGGCCTACGAGGTGGTGCGCGAGACCGGTGAGGTGCTGGCCCGTGCCGACCTGGGGCGCGGATCGGCGTGGAGCGCGATCGAGCGGGTCGTCTACGACTTCGTGGCGATGGGCGAGCGCTACTACTTCCTGCTGCACGAGCACGAGCTGGACAGCGACACCAAGCTGGCCAGCAGCGACAGCACCGCGCTGGCCCCCTTCGTCGACCTGCTGCGGCGCGGCCAGGACGAGGGCGACCTGCGCTCCGACCTGCCGGTGGAATGGCTGCTCCAGACGACGGACGCGCTGGTCAACGCGGCGTGGGTGGCCGTGCTGGACGGCACCCTGGCGCGGGCCGAAGCCGTGCGCGCGGTCATGCTCACCCTGCGCGGCGGCATCTCGCCCCTAGGGGAACCGGGGTCGCAAGTTCAGGGCTGA
- a CDS encoding VOC family protein codes for MTTQSVFPSLRYRDAAAAIPWLVSTFGLTERAVYADADGVVRHAELGWADNIIMIGTSDQGTGAGWLYLTVANPDAHFASAVAAGARVVRELGDTEHGSREYTARDLEGNLWSFGTYLPA; via the coding sequence ATGACGACCCAGTCAGTCTTCCCCAGCCTGCGCTACCGCGACGCGGCCGCCGCGATCCCGTGGCTGGTCAGCACGTTCGGGCTGACCGAGCGCGCCGTCTACGCCGACGCCGACGGGGTGGTGCGGCACGCGGAGCTGGGCTGGGCCGACAACATCATCATGATCGGCACCTCCGACCAGGGCACCGGCGCGGGCTGGCTGTACCTCACCGTGGCCAACCCGGACGCGCACTTCGCGAGCGCGGTGGCGGCCGGGGCCAGGGTGGTGCGCGAACTGGGCGACACCGAGCACGGATCGCGCGAGTACACCGCCCGCGACCTGGAGGGCAACCTCTGGTCCTTCGGCACCTACCTGCCCGCCTGA
- a CDS encoding cation:proton antiporter produces the protein MAELMVIIGLMLATVLLVGVGERVRLPYPVLVTLLGIAVALVPGLPVLVVPPELILPLFLPPLLYATAQRTSWSMFKVRWRSILLLALVLVLITVAAVAVTAWLLVPGITIAAAVALGALTAPPDPVAAEAVAGPLHMPRRLVAVLQSEGLFNDAVALVVYQLAVAAAITGAYSPWSGLLRFAYSAPAAVVLGLALGWLARWTLARIGEPTARSGLTLVIPFAAYLVAEGLHASGVLAVVTVALYIGHTVDESDVHGRLSGGAFWEVVELLVTGVAFGLIGLELREVLAANEGRLLEIGGRAALVCLVVIVVRTVWLGMGAWLIGRSGDPERAPRNWREGLVLSWCGMRGLATLALALAIPPEFPARAELLLIAFAVIVVTMVLPGLTLPVVVKALGVQAESDAEQAADEALAKRAYKAGLRRLKELDAVRDLPEDMVEKIQAKQKGLLTALYADKEPQNYEEEQALRIRTVQLFREIQTEVLAAARREILAARTEPGADPQAVDRVLRRLDLRSAQLH, from the coding sequence GTGGCGGAACTCATGGTGATCATCGGGCTGATGCTGGCGACCGTGCTGCTCGTCGGCGTCGGTGAGCGCGTCCGGCTGCCGTACCCGGTCCTGGTGACCCTCCTGGGCATCGCGGTCGCCCTGGTGCCGGGCCTGCCGGTGCTCGTGGTCCCGCCCGAGCTGATCCTGCCGTTGTTCCTGCCGCCGCTGCTCTACGCGACGGCGCAGCGGACCTCGTGGTCGATGTTCAAGGTCCGCTGGCGCAGCATCCTGTTGCTGGCCCTGGTGTTGGTGCTGATCACGGTGGCCGCGGTCGCGGTCACCGCGTGGCTGCTGGTGCCCGGCATCACGATCGCCGCGGCGGTCGCGCTCGGAGCGCTCACGGCTCCGCCGGACCCGGTTGCGGCGGAGGCCGTCGCGGGGCCGCTGCACATGCCGCGCCGTCTCGTCGCGGTGTTGCAGAGCGAGGGTCTGTTCAACGACGCCGTGGCCCTGGTGGTCTACCAGCTCGCGGTCGCTGCGGCGATCACCGGCGCGTACTCCCCGTGGAGCGGGCTCCTGCGCTTCGCGTACTCCGCGCCCGCCGCAGTGGTGCTCGGCCTGGCCCTGGGGTGGTTGGCGCGGTGGACCCTCGCCCGCATCGGCGAGCCGACCGCGCGCAGCGGCCTGACGCTGGTGATCCCGTTCGCGGCGTACCTGGTCGCGGAGGGCCTGCACGCTTCCGGGGTGCTCGCCGTGGTCACGGTGGCGCTCTACATCGGGCACACGGTCGACGAGTCCGACGTGCACGGGCGGCTCAGCGGCGGCGCGTTCTGGGAGGTCGTCGAGCTCCTGGTGACCGGCGTGGCGTTCGGGCTGATCGGCTTGGAGCTGCGCGAAGTCCTCGCCGCGAACGAAGGGCGGCTGTTGGAGATCGGGGGCCGCGCTGCGCTGGTGTGCCTCGTGGTGATCGTGGTGCGGACCGTCTGGCTCGGCATGGGCGCGTGGCTCATCGGCCGCTCCGGCGATCCCGAGCGCGCTCCGCGCAACTGGCGCGAAGGGCTCGTGCTGTCGTGGTGCGGAATGCGCGGGCTCGCCACGCTCGCACTGGCGCTGGCGATCCCGCCGGAGTTCCCCGCCCGCGCCGAGCTGCTGCTCATCGCGTTCGCGGTGATCGTCGTGACCATGGTGCTGCCCGGCCTGACGTTGCCCGTGGTCGTGAAAGCGCTTGGCGTGCAAGCCGAATCCGATGCCGAGCAGGCCGCCGACGAGGCGTTGGCGAAGCGCGCGTACAAGGCGGGGCTGCGGCGGCTGAAGGAGCTCGACGCCGTCCGCGACCTGCCAGAGGACATGGTGGAGAAGATCCAGGCCAAGCAGAAGGGACTCCTCACGGCGCTGTACGCGGACAAGGAACCGCAGAACTACGAGGAGGAGCAGGCGCTGCGCATCCGCACCGTGCAGCTCTTCCGCGAGATCCAGACCGAGGTGCTGGCCGCCGCCCGGCGCGAGATCCTCGCCGCGCGCACCGAACCCGGAGCCGATCCGCAGGCCGTCGACCGCGTCCTCCGCCGCCTGGACCTCCGCAGCGCCCAACTCCACTGA
- a CDS encoding NAD(P)/FAD-dependent oxidoreductase, whose translation MKTITVVGASLAGLTAARQLRAQGFDGRLVIVGEEPHQPYDRPPLSKDFLLGRAEEADLALTDATERASLEAEWMLGVHAIGLDHSAGEVMLDNGAVRTDGVVIATGARPRTLAGQGDLSGVHTLRTIEDALALRADLDRAERVVVVGAGFVGAEVASTCAARGLDVTVLEAAPKPLAGLGEEMASACAALHGDHGVRLLCGTGVVGLSGDHRVREVLLTDGSSITADVVVVGVGVVPTTTWLEGSGISLANGVACDSGCRTSLSGVVAVGDVAHVGGHRVEHWTNATQQPRVAVRNLLAGALVESCADVPYFWSDQYGVRIQFAGRVLPSDKVEVVDGSVEERAFVAVWRRETVDVGVLAFNTPKLFNRLRRGLRTE comes from the coding sequence TTGAAGACGATCACAGTGGTGGGCGCGTCCCTGGCCGGGCTGACCGCCGCCAGGCAGCTGCGCGCCCAGGGTTTCGACGGCCGCCTGGTCATCGTGGGCGAGGAGCCGCACCAGCCCTACGACCGGCCGCCGCTGTCCAAGGACTTCCTGCTCGGCCGCGCCGAGGAGGCCGACCTCGCGCTCACCGACGCCACCGAGCGGGCTTCGCTGGAGGCGGAGTGGATGCTCGGGGTGCACGCCATCGGGCTCGACCACTCCGCGGGCGAGGTGATGCTCGACAACGGAGCCGTCCGCACCGACGGGGTGGTGATCGCCACCGGAGCACGACCGAGAACCCTTGCCGGGCAAGGAGATCTCAGCGGCGTGCACACCCTCCGGACGATCGAGGACGCGTTGGCCCTGCGCGCCGACCTGGACCGCGCGGAGCGGGTCGTGGTCGTCGGAGCGGGCTTCGTCGGCGCCGAGGTGGCTTCGACGTGCGCGGCTCGCGGCCTCGACGTCACGGTCCTCGAAGCCGCGCCGAAACCGTTGGCGGGCTTGGGCGAGGAGATGGCGTCCGCATGCGCGGCGCTGCACGGCGACCACGGTGTCCGGCTGCTGTGCGGCACCGGTGTCGTCGGGCTCAGCGGTGATCACCGGGTGCGCGAGGTGCTGCTGACCGACGGGAGTTCCATCACAGCGGACGTGGTCGTCGTCGGAGTCGGGGTGGTGCCGACAACGACCTGGTTGGAAGGGTCGGGCATCTCGCTGGCGAACGGCGTCGCCTGCGATTCCGGTTGTCGCACCAGCCTTTCCGGCGTGGTTGCCGTCGGCGATGTCGCGCACGTCGGCGGGCACCGCGTGGAGCACTGGACCAACGCCACTCAGCAACCCAGGGTGGCCGTGCGGAACCTGCTCGCCGGGGCGCTCGTGGAGTCGTGCGCCGACGTGCCGTACTTCTGGTCCGACCAGTACGGCGTGCGCATCCAGTTCGCCGGACGCGTGCTGCCCTCCGACAAGGTCGAGGTCGTCGACGGCAGTGTCGAGGAGCGCGCGTTCGTGGCCGTGTGGCGCCGCGAAACCGTCGACGTCGGCGTGCTCGCCTTCAACACCCCCAAACTCTTCAACCGCCTTCGCCGCGGTTTACGCACTGAATGA
- a CDS encoding bifunctional 3-phenylpropionate/cinnamic acid dioxygenase ferredoxin subunit, producing MLRVCELSELPPGESIRVAAAVPVAVFNADGVIYAIDDTCSHQDASLSEGWLDGCLVECPLHAASFDLRTGLPTCLPAKKPVRTHQVSVADGVIWLHQAAQDVA from the coding sequence ATGTTGCGCGTCTGTGAGCTGTCCGAGCTGCCGCCCGGCGAGTCGATCCGCGTCGCCGCCGCAGTGCCCGTCGCGGTGTTCAACGCGGACGGGGTGATCTACGCGATCGACGACACCTGCTCGCACCAGGACGCGTCGCTGTCGGAGGGCTGGCTGGACGGTTGCCTCGTGGAGTGCCCGCTGCACGCCGCCTCCTTCGACCTGCGCACCGGACTGCCCACCTGTCTACCGGCGAAGAAGCCGGTGCGAACCCACCAAGTGAGTGTTGCCGACGGTGTCATCTGGTTGCACCAAGCCGCCCAGGACGTGGCTTGA
- a CDS encoding IclR family transcriptional regulator: MVNGSGTGRSGANSVQSVDRAISVLEILAKHGEAGVTEVATELGVHKSTAFRLLGVLEHRGLVEQAGDRGKYRLGVGIVRLAGATASRLDLSQETRPVCEQLAALLGETVNVAIADHDAAVNVAQVRGSAAVTSHNWVGRRTPLHATSSGKILLAFLPPEQLRVALSRPLARFTDNTVTSTKSLREQLVRIRASGCAFSIEELEIGLNAAAAPVRSYDGTVVGAISVSGPSYRLTEQRLREITAQVVEAGIEASRRMGFN, encoded by the coding sequence ATGGTCAACGGATCGGGGACGGGCCGCAGCGGCGCGAACTCTGTGCAGTCCGTGGACCGGGCGATCAGCGTGCTGGAGATCCTGGCCAAGCACGGTGAGGCCGGGGTGACCGAGGTCGCCACCGAGCTGGGCGTGCACAAGTCGACCGCGTTCCGCCTGCTCGGCGTGCTGGAACACCGCGGGCTGGTGGAGCAGGCCGGTGACCGCGGCAAGTACCGCCTCGGGGTCGGCATCGTCCGGCTGGCCGGGGCGACCGCGTCCCGGCTGGACCTGTCCCAGGAGACCCGGCCGGTCTGCGAGCAGCTGGCGGCGCTGCTCGGGGAGACCGTGAACGTCGCCATCGCCGATCACGACGCCGCCGTCAACGTCGCGCAGGTCCGCGGTTCGGCCGCGGTGACCAGCCACAACTGGGTCGGCAGGCGCACCCCGCTGCACGCGACCTCCAGCGGCAAGATCCTGCTGGCCTTCCTGCCGCCGGAGCAGTTGCGCGTCGCCCTGTCGCGCCCGCTCGCCCGCTTCACCGACAACACCGTGACCTCGACGAAGTCGCTGCGCGAGCAGCTGGTGCGGATCCGCGCCTCCGGCTGCGCCTTCTCGATCGAGGAACTGGAGATCGGCCTGAACGCGGCCGCGGCCCCGGTCCGCTCCTACGACGGAACCGTGGTCGGCGCGATCAGCGTGTCCGGTCCGTCCTACCGGTTGACCGAGCAGCGGTTGCGCGAGATCACCGCGCAGGTGGTCGAGGCGGGTATCGAGGCATCCCGCCGAATGGGCTTCAACTGA
- a CDS encoding S-(hydroxymethyl)mycothiol dehydrogenase codes for MPQEVRAVVAHKRKAPVEVETIIVPDPGPDEAVVRVQACGVCHTDLHYREGGINDEFPFLLGHEAAGLVEAVGPGVTDLEPGDHVVIAWRAPCGGCRSCRRGRPWYCFDSRNATRPMTLVDGTPLSPALGIGAFAEKTLVHSGQCVRVDPAARPEVAGLIGCGVMAGFGAAVNTGAVSRADTVAVIGCGGVGNAAVAGAAVAGARLIAAVDVDDAKLDAATRFGATHTVNSRETDPVEAVRGLTGGHGADVVIEAVGIAETYRQAFYMRDHAGTVVQVGVPTPELKIELPLIDLFSRGGALKSSWYGDCLPSRDFPLLIDLYLSGRLDLDGFVTETIGLDEVEHAFERMHSGRVLRSVVVF; via the coding sequence GTGCCGCAGGAGGTCCGCGCCGTCGTGGCGCACAAGCGCAAGGCGCCGGTCGAGGTCGAGACGATCATCGTTCCCGACCCGGGCCCGGACGAGGCGGTGGTGCGGGTGCAGGCCTGCGGGGTCTGCCACACCGACCTGCACTACCGGGAGGGCGGGATCAACGACGAGTTCCCGTTCCTGCTCGGGCACGAGGCAGCCGGGCTGGTGGAGGCGGTCGGCCCCGGCGTCACCGACCTGGAGCCGGGCGACCACGTGGTGATCGCCTGGCGGGCGCCGTGCGGCGGCTGCCGGTCCTGCCGGCGCGGGCGGCCCTGGTACTGCTTCGACAGCCGCAACGCGACGCGGCCGATGACACTGGTCGACGGCACGCCGCTGAGCCCGGCACTGGGCATCGGCGCCTTCGCCGAGAAGACACTGGTCCACAGTGGACAGTGTGTCAGGGTGGACCCGGCCGCGCGGCCGGAGGTGGCGGGGCTGATCGGCTGCGGGGTGATGGCCGGGTTCGGGGCGGCGGTCAACACGGGCGCGGTGAGCCGGGCCGACACGGTCGCGGTGATCGGCTGCGGCGGGGTGGGCAACGCCGCCGTCGCCGGGGCGGCTGTGGCCGGTGCGAGGCTGATCGCGGCGGTGGACGTCGACGACGCGAAGCTCGACGCCGCAACGCGTTTCGGGGCCACGCACACGGTCAACTCGCGTGAGACGGATCCGGTCGAGGCGGTTCGCGGGCTGACCGGCGGTCACGGCGCGGACGTGGTGATCGAGGCCGTGGGCATCGCCGAGACCTACCGGCAGGCGTTCTACATGCGCGACCACGCGGGCACGGTCGTCCAGGTCGGCGTGCCGACACCGGAGCTGAAGATCGAACTGCCGCTGATCGACCTGTTCTCCCGTGGTGGCGCGCTCAAGTCCAGCTGGTACGGGGACTGCCTGCCCAGCAGGGACTTCCCGCTGCTGATCGACCTCTACCTGAGCGGCAGGCTCGACCTGGACGGGTTCGTCACCGAGACGATCGGGCTGGACGAGGTGGAGCACGCGTTCGAGCGGATGCACTCCGGCCGGGTCCTGCGTTCGGTGGTGGTCTTCTGA